A genome region from Prionailurus bengalensis isolate Pbe53 chromosome B4, Fcat_Pben_1.1_paternal_pri, whole genome shotgun sequence includes the following:
- the RTL6 gene encoding retrotransposon Gag-like protein 6, which produces MVQPQTSKAETPASAASTNAQMDDVIDTLTSLRLTNSALRREASTLRAEKANLTNMLESVMAELTLLRTRARIPGALQITPPISAITSNGTRPMTTPPTSLPEPFSGDPGQLAGFLMQMDRFMIFQASRFPGEAERVAFLVSRLTGEAEKWAIPHMQPDSPLRNNYQGFLAELRRTYKSPLRHARRAQIRKTSASNRAVRERQMLCRQLAATGTGPCPVHPASNGTSPAPALPTRARNL; this is translated from the coding sequence ATGGTCCAACCCCAGACATCAAAAGCTGAAACCCCAGCCTCTGCCGCGTCTACCAATGCCCAGATGGATGACGTCATCGACACCCTGACCTCCCTGCGCCTCACCAACTCTGCGCTGAGGCGGGAGGCCTCCACCCTGCGGGCAGAGAAGGCCAATCTCACCAACATGCTGGAGAGCGTGATGGCAGAGCTGACCTTGTTACGCACCAGGGCCCGGATTCCGGGGGCCCTGCAGATCACCCCGCCCATCTCGGCGATTACCTCCAACGGGACCCGACCGATGACCAcgcctcccacctccctgcccgAGCCCTTCTCCGGAGACCCGGGCCAGCTGGCAGGGTTCTTGATGCAAATGGACAGGTTCATGATCTTCCAGGCCTCCCGCTTCCCGGGCGAGGCCGAGCGCGTGGCGTTCCTTGTGTCCCGGCTGACCGGGGAGGCGGAGAAGTGGGCGATCCCCCACATGCAACCCGACAGCCCCTTGCGAAACAACTATCAGGGATTCCTGGCAGAGTTGCGGAGAACCTACAAGTCTCCACTGCGGCATGCGCGGCGCGCCCAAATCCGGAAGACTTCTGCCTCTAACCGGGCCGTGCGGGAGCGGCAGATGCTGTGCCGCCAGCTGGCTGCCACGGGCACGGGGCCCTGCCCCGTGCACCCAGCCTCCAACGGGACCAGCCCAGCTCCGGCCCTGCCCACCCGAGCCCGGAACCTTTAA